ACGATTGACACATGATTAAACATCATATGTAAGAGGTGTCACTTATATATTTGGGCTTTTAGGATAGGTTACAGCAATAGTATTCGCTTTGGGCCATCAGCAGTTTAATCAAAAGTGAAATAACAATACGTGAACAGTCTATGTAAGAAACCAGACAATAAAATTAATGAAATTAGACTCCTAAGGATACAGAATATTAAGTAATAAGTACATAATAGCAACAAAGTGAATGCCGGCATTATGAGAAACCACAAGAAACAAATTGAGGGAGTATTCATTATCATAGCATAGAGACAACAGCATTATCCAAGGTCAAGCAGTAAGAAAAACAGAaacagaaggaaaaaaaatgccaTCTCAAACAGCATTGTTAAATAAATCTAGTAACACAAACTATGTGTGCTGTTACAGACCTAACCTAACATTCCAAACTCTCAGCTTAATAAAGCTTGAAGAAACAAACAGGGAAAAATCATATGTTGGTACTGAGCGAGTACTGCTACCATTGCAGGGTAATAATTTAGATGGGCATATAAAAGtacaataggcatgaaagcaatTTCTCCAAATAGCCATCATCATTAGCAGTCATTGCCTAGTAACACAGAGTAAAACCAGTATATTAAGTAACAAGATGTGCCCATTCAGATGGCATAAACGAGTTTCCAAGGAACCAAAAAGGATTTATCTCTGCTGCGCTTATTTATATAACGAACAGGCAACAGCCACTTATTGCATAATCCAAGGAATGGTCGTCGATGACATTGTATCTACCTCTCCCTTTATTCCTCTCCTTAAGCGCATTATACTTGCTACAAGAGCAGGGAATTGTAATGCTATTATGTATGCAGAAACTGTAATTATTTGCGATGGAGCAGCCACGGTAATGATTCGCTCATTATTTGTCGCcatgggaggagaggagagccaTTGGCTGTTGGTTAGCCTCCCTACTTCTTGATCCGGCGCACCTTCTTGGCGCCCCAGACCTCCATCCTCTCCTTTGGGCACCCGCACGGCGCGCGGAAGATGAGCACGGTCCGGCCGTTGGGCGGCGCCATCTTCCTGAGCACCGCCTCGAGCTCCCGGTGGTCGTCCCCGATCTCGgacgccgggcgcgcgggcgcggccccgcctcccccggcgtgcggcggcggcggtgtcgggAGCAGGCCGCGCACGCACTCCTCCGTCTCGAGCTGGATGTCGTACTCGACGGCCTTGCGCAGGCCGCGGCACCGCGGCCTGCCGCACCTCCGCgcgcggtgcgcggcggcgtcccACGCCAGCACGGCGGCCCCCGCGGCGACGCCCGCGGCCAGCGGGACGCACGGCGCGGCCGGGTGGCGCGTGGCCACCGTGGCGACGGCGTCCCGCGCCTCGGCGGCGATCATCCGCGCGTAgggcgcggcgaggaaggcgagcgcggcgagcgaCGCGAGGAGCGCGAGCGCGTCGACCACGGCCAGCGGGGCGTGGTCGCAGAGGGCGGGGAAgagccggccccggccccgcgaCCGCGCGGGGGACGAGGAGAGCGaggcgcggcgtggccgcggggaggaaggatccgaggagggggcgccgcagCGGCGGTGCTGGTCGAAGGCGCGGAGGAACTCGATGAGGCTGCGGCAGTCCGCCAtggcgcgggcggtggcggtggcggtggcggtggttcGGCGACGGGCACGGCAGGGTGGTGCCGAAATGGATGGGGATTTTGGGATCGCGATCTGGGGCTGGGTGCGGGGCCGCGTGGGGCGGTGGGAGCCGAGCCGTCCCGGGCGCGCGATCCGAGCCCGACCGGTGCTCGCGTCAGCGCGGTGCCGCGCGTCGTCGCAGGCGATTGCGATCTTGAAGCTATGACAAAATCGTTAACATTTTCCAACAGCTGATGCTGCTATAAAGTTAAACCTCAGCTTTTTTTGACATTAAGTTAAATCTCAGGTAACCATACAATGATCTCCAATGTGACATCTCAGTGCATCGCCTGTCTGCGACTGCGAGGTCGCGGCCGCTCACGTTTCTAGTTGGTTCATATTTGCCTGATGCAATCACCCACAATGCCTGAGTGGCTTATACCCCATCGTTCGGCTGGCGGAACCGGCTGGGCTGGTGGATAAATTGCTCTCTCACCGATGCACATGTCAGTTTAGTCTGTGAACGCCCACTGACATATAGACCTAGGAGTTTCACATGGGGGCTCAGCCAAACGGCATCAGGTACGAACGGAGGCGGTGGGGACGGACGGCACAGCAGCTGGTGCAGCATCcagcccagccagccagcccagcGAGTTTAGGCccacaaggaggaggaggaagagtagTCAAAGTCATGAAATTAAGACATGGATGGCCCCCAAAGTGATCAATCCGTCAACCGGAAAATGGGCCCCTTTAAGTGTATGGGCTCACCAGTAGACGAATGTGTGTGCTACTGGGCCAAACACGGCAGAGCAAAACACGAGGCCGAACAGAGACGTTCACACGAACTGGCCCACACTTTTTTTCCGTCGCCCTTCGGGTtttgtcctttttcttttccctggCTACGTATCTTAGCTGTTGGCGGCTTGGCGAACCTCGATCGATCGATGATTCTCTtccgactcctcctcctcctgcggcaTCCTCGAGTCGACGAGAACGAGATCGACCGACGACCCCGTCTCCGGCGGGGCACCTTTGCCTCGGAGTCAGAAACGGCGGACTCTCGGATAGGGGGAGGAGAGGCGAAAAGCGCGACCGCTTTACCGCCCGTATCCACCGCCACGCCACCACCTCGCCCCGCGTGTCGCCACCCCActcgccggcgcccggcggcggatGCGTCGACCTGGAAAGCAAAGGCCAAAGCACCACAGAACCCACGGCCATCTCATCAAGCAGCTAGGCATCGATGCCGCTGGCCCGCTGCGCACCTGTTGGTCTCTCGGGAAGCTAAGCTTCAACTTCAAGACGATATGCTAGTGTATGTTGAAGCAGAAAACTTCTGTCTCTACGTAACGGCGGCGGATATGTTAGAATCTGGAATATATGCTGGTCGATCGAGGAGATTGTTGATAGGAGCGACGCATCTGCAGACGCGGCCTTCGATCCCCCCTCCTTGCTGAGATGCGGTTGTTAGGTCAGGAGCCAAGGCCGATCTGCGCATCCATCCACGACCATGGCGCATGGCggtcggcggcgcgcgcgaccGGTGCGAgtgggtaggccggccggccgcctcgGATGGATAAGCGCGCGGCGCGGATAGCCCTCGGCCCCTCGCCGCGCGCACCGCCAACACGTGGAGCTAAGCACCGACGGAGTAGAATCTTGCAGCAGGGAGATCACGGCTGCCCTGGCATGCGAATCCGTGTTGCGAGCTCAAGTCAAAGGATAGAGGGGGAGGGTGAGGCCGTCGTGTCCGTGCGTCAGCGTCCGAGCAAAGCTACGCTCCTACGCGCTGCTCGTCCGTCGTCGATGGAATGGATGAGCGGATCGGGTCGGGTAGGGTAGGGGAATCTGGCTGTCCCGGTCGGGCGGGGCAGCGTCACGCCGCCCAACGACAGCGCCGCCTCTGTACGCTTCTCTCCCCGGGACGGGAGGAGGGCCCCCGCTACCCCGTGCACCGGCAGCGTAGCTTGCGCTAACGATAGACAGGATTCCAATAATTCCAGGTGCAAAAGCTTCGTCCACGCAGCCACAGATCGTCAGATTGGGGACACTTCAGAATTTTTGAGAGAGAAGATGAAAGCTACATACAACATCCGGTTCTTCCTCTAGACATCTTATCGACCTATAATTCTTTTGACGGATTATCAACCTATAATATAATTGGCAAtacgcaaaaaaaaagatgaacatTATACTCAGCTGGTCCACTCGgacgaaaaaaaaacatgaacgCCCCTAAAACCCTTATATATTCATCACTGTTTAAAAAGATCTTGTATACGGAATAGCTCTTCCAATAAATTGTTGTATACATTACTATTGCACTCTAAGGATCtcttggggattggaccttcgggggTCGCACCCGTAGGTGGCCCCAGGCCTTCAAAAAACACCTCTTAACCTGTGTGCATGGCTCTGATGCGAGGCAACAAACAAGCCCGAAGGTTCAAGAGCATCTGCCGAACTGCTGGCAGACAAGGTGCTCACCTTCGAATCTGAAGGTGACGATCGACCGCTCAGGGGCGCAGGCGTGGAGATCAAGACCCGCGAAGGATCACAAAGATCGAAGGTTTTCGGACGCCAGGCCAAACCCAAACGGAAGACGCCGAGACCttctgttgtcggtcaaaacccaccggcgagtagcgacaggcaacacgaagagccgggaggtcgccggggcgctggcaggcactgctccctcgtcaacggccagcaatcctggcacacgccgcggctggctaagacgcagggcgtgccacctgacctatacccgatcaggaaggtgcgaacgcgcttgcgacgatttgcctacaagcacagacacgtgtaaacattagtccgagccgtggtcggctccccgggacgactcttgcatcggagttaaagagccgatcgagtcccggtgtcagattggatctgcatatccagatggtaatgaataaagcaaataactgtaaagctgcttcaattgaatatagctaatctaatccacgacggtaaaatgTTCACTGCtaaatcggaacatcctacacgtaattgggcctaatgagcataataaataactaaaccttaaccagaatagaggcctaagaacaagcaaaagccgattcccggatcaattccctgttaagactaaggcaaagtatctaatacatcaccggatcatccaacccgtttgcaaggcctaacctagcagatattacgccgatTCTTaaatataagaacaaaccataacagattagatctactagatggaaaagaagcatgGTGTCATCTCTACACGACTAATTCCATACAacaagaattagtataagattaaaacatgatcgcgcaaaaatgacatgatgttcgtagatgataagcaataaaagcacgatgaatctactaaagatcgtgctacgaaaatcaggataactagtactactcgccataaaaaacgcttcagtacgagtaataccaaggtaaaagcaagaacaacgctgccctgatcgcaagaagcgatcagggcagcatggcgcttacttggatgaaaccctagaattagggggtggcggtgcgccgagagttgttgtttgcaaatgtgatgacgttctccctttttacaaatatcatagggtatatatttatagtccggagacttgaaaaacaatctaaacttacgtgtccatatcggactctatctctaacttaatctgaactaaatctaaggatacatggcccatatggcccaaatgctcacgcaggagccgatttgcaagcctcctttaatttcttcattaagcccaactcactcgcggcccattaattaaccctgttaatttatggcgataacaccttCGAAGGGGACATGCGTTCGTGTAAAACGTGAACACGTGAGAAGATCGGATTTGTGCACCTCTCACCTTATAATTTTACTATGAAACCGGCTACACGTGAGAAGATCGGATTTGTGCACCTCTCACCTTATAATTTTACTATGAAACCGGCTGTAAGTGAGTTGGGGAGGGGCAATTTGGGGATAGCTTAGCCGAGgctgggggtataaatagccctcccctccaccatataaagggttgaattttctagTTATTTGCTAGAGAATTTATTGTCCATTTTTATTGCCATTTACATTCCGTTTATGCTCCCTGTTTGGACATCTACCaagcaaagatcccaacaatctcaaagtcaaaggcttcAAAGTGAGGTGAAACTAAGAGCAAGATGAAATAACTCTGCTAAGGATCGTCGTGGGCGCCTGAAATCTTACATTACTCCCAGTGCTACTGGGtactttaaaaaaaactttaaaaCATCAGCACTTGAATCTAAACACCTCCTAAGTCAGTATGTCCGCCTCAACTACACGTACATGCGACTGTGTTACTAGCATAGGTGCCCGATTTCTATTCCACGTGCTCCTTTTTTTTCGACTTGCAAGTCTtggctatttttttttctactttGCTTATATCAAAAGTCCTACCACTACTAGATTTGCAACGTTTTCTTATCGATTGCCAGCAGGTGGCTAACGGGGTTTGCTTGTTTATTTGGGCACTAGTCTGCGTTTCCTAGTCTGTGATAGTTGGTAGGGAATTCATTTCCACTCACAGCGAATGGCCCAACAATACCTCTTGGTATTGTTTTGATTCTTGTAGTGTTTGCATGTTCTTGTTCAGCTCCGATGAGTTCTCCCTCCTCTCGTCATCCTCCTTACGTGGAGTAAATCCATTATCCATCCAAGACGTCTAATGTGCAATAATTTGTCGTAGGAAGACACTTGTTCAGCTCACTCTCAATATTGACTCATGACACTCCGCCCAGAGAAAATCTATGGATCCCCTAATGAACATGGACTTATCCAGGTAAAATGCCAACACACAAGTGGGCGCATCTAGCAGCACAAGTGCGCACCCTTCTCGATTGGCATGAACAGATGTGGCAGTACCATCCAGCACGGTGCCTCTAGCATCGGATGCCATTCCCATGCCCATCGGATCTTCGATTATCTCCAAGGAAAAGGACCAACACGTACGGCGTAAAGGGAGGGGCGCGCGCGAGTTGGCCATGGGCCGGGCGACAACATAGCTCGCCTCGCCCGGGCGCTCCCCCCTCCACATGCCAGCGTGCCACCGCGGCGTCGCTGTCGCCCCCCGCCGCTCTCGGCTAGCGACCCGTTGTGTCCCGGCGCATCTTCTGCGCAGCACAGCTCGCGATCACGGCCTCACGGGCGCGTAGGCGCCCTGGAAGTCAAAACCCCCGGGCGGCGCgtagcggcggcgctcgcgtcAAAGCCCCTGTGGTTTCTCTGTCAGCCCACAGTGCGCCGGAGGGGGGGTGCCGCGCGTGATCGGACGAGGAGGACACGACACGAGGCGtcgctctctctttctctctctttcccctaGTAGGTCCCAGCTCCCAAAGTCGCAACCGCATCTGGCCACCGCCCCTCACGTCACGGATCGGAGCGGAGCGCACGGCACGGAGGCAGcgcccgtggccgtggccgtggccgtgtcCGTGGCCGGAGCTCTTTTCTAGGAGCTCGGCCGAGGCTGTTCACGAGTCATCATCGGTCACGGAGAGGAGAATCCACAGGGGGCGGGGGGCAGTGCGCGCAGCTCGACGTCGTCGTGCCGCCCCTGttgccgcggccggccggcgggagcAGCTGTGACGCAACAAGAAAGAAGAGAGGACTCGCGACTCGCGAGGCGGCCGAGCCGAGGGAGCAATGATGCCGCCGCATGCCCCACCGCTAAGTCGATGATGCAACTCGCTCAAATTACTAGTGCTCTAAAATAATACTGTAATCCATGACAAGATCGGAGGAAAGGAACGGGGAGGCTGAATAATTTCGGGGCAGTGTATTCGACACCAGCACAGCACGAGAAACCGATGTGCGCAGCAGTTCTGACGAACAAACAAACCCAAGAACAGCCAGGCGATCGGTGCGCCGCCTGACACACACGGGCGGCATATAGACAGACACCGATCGGCCCCCGGATCCCTTCTGTAACTACTAGGTGATTTCGTTTCTGCTACCATTTTAGAATACAGGAGCAAACTactagcaagcaagcaagcacttCGTACTAGTGGcgaagaagatggaggattatttgggtccacccccccccccccactgttCACGCTCTCCCGGGACCCTTGGGCGGGTCATGGCGGCTGTTGTGGCCGGGCGGTTGGTAGTCGTCCACCTCCAcggccatcctcgccgccggcctgctgcCGAGGTTccacgccgccatcgccgcctccTGCTTTCTCAAACACAGAGTCATCATTCAGCAAACCAGGATCGCAGCTCGCTCCGTTCTACGTGGTGGATTAGCACGCATGATCTTTTATTCGTTCTTTTTTGCTAGCAGTTGTGAAAAATCAGGAAGAAGAACAGAGAGCGAGCTAGGCAGGAGACCAGAGAAGAGGAATCAAGAATCAACTCTCGGCTATGGTACGGTACCTGAGAAGAAGCAAGCTTCAGAGCCGGCGGGTGTTGCTGCGGGTTCCCCAGGCGCAGGCTTCCTGCAATCACACGAAGGCACAGATAAAATCAGCAACCGAGAAATGAAAGAAACGAGGGAGCGAaggccggcgccggccatgGGCGCCGAACTCGGTGGCGATCGGCCGAGACTCACTTGGCAAGGGGACGGAGGCgacgagcgggaggaggaggaggccggacaGCACGAGGAGCGCGAGGAGGGGCTTCCCGGCGTGGCGCGCCATTTCGCCCGTGCTCGCTCGCTTGAGTGCGGCCGCGCGCTCAGACTCAGAGTGAGGTGAGGTGAAAGGAATTCTCGCAGCGGGCAAACGGGGATGAGATGACGCTGGGTGGTGTGGTGGACTGAGCTGGTGGCGCTGCCCCCGGGCTTTATAGTTGGACCACCGCCGCTGGCACTCGGCAGGATCGCTGGCCATGGCATCCTCTCGGTCAACTCTATCTGTGCGGCCTGCTTTTTTTAGAAGGAATGTTCTGTGGCCCGCACGGCACTAGGCAAGAGCCGCAAGACGCAGCTTTTTTACAGCACCCTTTCTTGGACTGCCACGACGAGTGAGCAACTTTGACAATTAGCAGTGAAAGGAGTGTAAGGCAACCCTCTGGAACATTCTCCACTAAATAAGAATGAGATATTTTTCATTAAGTACTCTAAAATTAGTAAtaagtaaaattttgaaaatgttaGAATATTTTTGGAATTCTCTAGAAGGGGACACTTGTCCTAATATCATGGTTCCCCTTGACCTATAAATAGAGCCCTCCTCCTTGCCATGACATCCATCTATGAGCAAGGTAGATGAGTTGTGGTAGGGCTAGAATGGTGAGTGCTAGACTAGTCACTTAAAGGTGTGTATTTCTTTGtaactttgttgctccaataaaATAAGTGTGaaataagtgttagtctcccggttaagcctaagtacttagtgtataatttgtgatccatcgaaggttggctctgtcacccgggatcacaaaagggtctggtcTTTATCGAAGAttggctctgtcacccggaagccagcttcatctgttggtaggctctgcctcccagaagcaaaaggcggctctgccgtcaaaaggacccggtactctaagtaactagaagctgacctaCTCTggagtgagttggtgtgtcataggggtagatcctcaacttagtgggTATTAGGATCACCTCAATAtccaacaattggtatcagagcggtGCGGTCCGGGACCGTCCAAAGGAGGCTTTAGTGAGCACAGGGTGCTTGCTGTGTTTGGTGCTACATCAAAGCGCTAAGGGGAGACTCTGCCGGAGCACAGTCAGGGACTGTGAAGCTAATTGGTCTGGGACCAAGAAGCTTACTTGACGCTGGGCGTCATTCACCATGGCAGATCTTGCTGGCGCAAGCAATGGGATCAAGAAGCTCAATAGTCATAACTATGGCTATTGGAAGACCTGTATGGAGTCCTACCTACAAGGTCAGGACCTATGGGAGGTTGTTGCAGGAACCGAAATTGTGCCTCCACCAAAAGAGAGTGGTGATAGTTCTGGAAAGAAGGATGGAGCCGAAACTTTGCGGAAATGGCGCATCAAGGCTGGAAAGGCTATGTTTGTGCTAAAAACGACCATTGAAGATGATCT
The nucleotide sequence above comes from Panicum virgatum strain AP13 chromosome 3K, P.virgatum_v5, whole genome shotgun sequence. Encoded proteins:
- the LOC120698317 gene encoding uncharacterized protein At5g19025-like — encoded protein: MADCRSLIEFLRAFDQHRRCGAPSSDPSSPRPRRASLSSSPARSRGRGRLFPALCDHAPLAVVDALALLASLAALAFLAAPYARMIAAEARDAVATVATRHPAAPCVPLAAGVAAGAAVLAWDAAAHRARRCGRPRCRGLRKAVEYDIQLETEECVRGLLPTPPPPHAGGGGAAPARPASEIGDDHRELEAVLRKMAPPNGRTVLIFRAPCGCPKERMEVWGAKKVRRIKK
- the LOC120698318 gene encoding uncharacterized protein LOC120698318, whose protein sequence is MASDPAECQRRWSNYKARGQRHQLSPPHHPASSHPRLPAARIPFTSPHSESERAAALKRASTGEMARHAGKPLLALLVLSGLLLLPLVASVPLPRSLRLGNPQQHPPALKLASSQEAAMAAWNLGSRPAARMAVEVDDYQPPGHNSRHDPPKGPGRA